From Woronichinia naegeliana WA131, the proteins below share one genomic window:
- a CDS encoding IS630 family transposase — protein sequence MLTLNFLDQKTKKELQKALKTEEHAVTRERILIMLLRNEGKTYDEISGLLGCCKRQVWYWCNNGNPKEIESLRDKRKKGNHRKVTEEYIEKLTEIIIKEPEEFGYEFGSWTVARLSTHMEKETGILLGNTQLRNILKKKRFVYIWAKYSLEDKKDEQKREEFTKKVEEYKKLLKEKPESIQIWFWDESGFSLRVIRRKHWTKKGKRKKVRGDRRKGRVNVMGGIRYTDKKRWVDLIPTGNSQNFKSVLLKFYKDIQREWIEQGNKKEDFEKNGLKIVIILDNASFHKKQEILDESTEEMPNIILEFLPPYSPDYNLMELVWHSAKEYIANKLFKSIEELESLIHKLLNEGGLTICWGRKIKNKGSSIIAS from the coding sequence ATGCTGACGTTAAACTTCTTAGACCAAAAGACCAAGAAAGAGCTACAAAAAGCCCTTAAAACGGAAGAGCACGCAGTTACAAGAGAGAGAATATTGATTATGTTACTGAGAAATGAAGGAAAAACGTATGATGAAATATCAGGATTATTAGGATGTTGCAAACGACAAGTGTGGTACTGGTGCAATAATGGAAATCCGAAAGAGATAGAAAGCTTAAGAGACAAAAGAAAAAAAGGAAATCACAGGAAAGTAACAGAAGAATACATAGAGAAATTGACGGAGATAATAATCAAAGAGCCTGAAGAGTTTGGATATGAATTTGGAAGTTGGACAGTAGCAAGACTATCAACTCATATGGAAAAAGAAACGGGTATATTGTTAGGAAATACACAACTTAGAAATATACTTAAAAAAAAGCGATTTGTCTACATCTGGGCAAAATATAGTCTAGAAGATAAAAAAGATGAGCAAAAAAGAGAGGAATTTACAAAGAAAGTTGAAGAGTACAAGAAGCTTTTGAAAGAAAAGCCAGAATCAATCCAGATATGGTTTTGGGATGAAAGTGGCTTCAGCTTAAGAGTAATACGGAGAAAACATTGGACAAAAAAAGGAAAGCGTAAAAAAGTGAGGGGAGATAGAAGAAAAGGAAGAGTCAATGTAATGGGTGGTATTAGATATACTGACAAAAAACGGTGGGTTGATTTGATTCCCACTGGTAACTCTCAGAACTTCAAGAGTGTATTATTAAAATTTTACAAAGACATACAAAGAGAATGGATAGAACAAGGAAATAAAAAAGAAGACTTTGAAAAGAATGGTCTGAAGATTGTGATTATTTTAGATAATGCGAGCTTCCACAAAAAGCAAGAAATTCTAGACGAGAGCACGGAAGAAATGCCAAACATTATTTTGGAGTTTTTACCCCCCTATAGTCCCGATTATAATTTAATGGAATTGGTATGGCATTCAGCAAAAGAATATATTGCAAATAAATTATTCAAATCAATTGAAGAATTAGAATCTCTCATCCATAAACTTCTTAATGAAGGTGGATTGACAATATGTTGGGGACGTAAAATCAAAAACAAGGGCTCAAGTATTATTGCAAGTTAA
- a CDS encoding transposase — protein MLVYLRHYPTFQLLGIMFEISESSAHNIFNYWQSLFGENLPASLFEQLKKLPEEIEKVKEELIQHELIVDATEQPVERPLGQEAQKPYYSGKQKRHTSKSQIIICPKIKEIVDVVIGEIGSKSDVQILHQRLAKFHQEQGFLGDKAYEGEFQLTTPKKKPKGRELSKEEKERNSWLSSRRVVVEHMIRLLKVFKVMQEKFRLRKGTGQWEVLEACKWRKENRTSDTKECRYVRNWLI, from the coding sequence ATGCTAGTTTACTTAAGGCATTATCCGACCTTTCAGCTACTAGGAATAATGTTTGAAATAAGTGAATCGTCTGCCCATAATATATTCAATTATTGGCAGTCACTATTCGGAGAAAATTTACCAGCAAGTCTATTTGAACAACTAAAAAAGTTGCCAGAAGAAATAGAAAAAGTTAAAGAGGAGCTAATCCAACATGAACTAATAGTGGATGCGACAGAACAACCAGTAGAAAGACCTTTAGGGCAGGAGGCACAAAAACCATACTACTCAGGTAAACAAAAAAGGCATACCTCAAAAAGCCAAATAATCATTTGCCCAAAAATCAAGGAGATTGTGGATGTTGTGATAGGAGAAATAGGTTCAAAGAGCGATGTACAAATATTACATCAAAGATTGGCTAAATTCCATCAAGAACAAGGCTTTCTAGGTGATAAAGCCTACGAGGGAGAATTCCAATTAACAACACCAAAAAAGAAACCAAAGGGGCGAGAATTAAGCAAAGAAGAAAAAGAAAGAAATAGTTGGTTATCGTCTCGACGAGTAGTGGTTGAACATATGATTCGATTGCTCAAAGTATTCAAAGTGATGCAAGAAAAATTTAGACTAAGAAAGGGAACTGGACAGTGGGAAGTTCTCGAGGCGTGTAAGTGGAGAAAAGAAAATCGGACATCCGATACAAAAGAGTGCCGTTATGTCCGAAACTGGCTGATATAA
- a CDS encoding ISKra4 family transposase, whose protein sequence is MTAKLINVEGSKIKIELTLELSRSMLDTEINIQKGLNEVGCIASKEALKYLDTDGSPLKIGEEIWKSKGEQPKEYQTPYGEVIVNRHVYQRSVGGKTYCPLEREARIIITSTPLLAKQVSSKMSGMAGKEAKNDLLENHGRKVALSYIQRLSEAVGSVVQAKEEAWSYAPPKEDSQIATVGIGLDGTCMLMCEDGYREAMVGTVSLYDSEGERQPTIYLGAAPEYGKKSFLERLEREIERAKNRYPEATLVGIADGAESNWKFLEKQTEEQILDFYHASGYLGALAEALHPNTVSKQKEWLTENCRELKHEKGKAGELLNLMKEVKEEKSHSKNLTEKLQAAITYYENHQHQMDYAEYLEKKYPIGSGVTEAACKTLVKQRLCCSGMRWKEKGAGIILSLRALVLTKERWSQFWAKLDQYGFPVEP, encoded by the coding sequence ATGACAGCAAAACTAATTAATGTAGAGGGTTCAAAGATAAAAATAGAACTAACATTAGAACTCAGTCGTTCAATGTTGGATACAGAAATAAATATTCAAAAAGGCTTAAACGAAGTAGGTTGCATCGCCAGCAAAGAAGCCTTGAAATATTTAGATACAGATGGTTCACCCTTAAAAATCGGTGAAGAAATCTGGAAGAGTAAGGGAGAGCAACCGAAAGAATATCAAACACCTTATGGTGAGGTTATAGTGAATCGTCATGTATATCAGCGTTCAGTAGGAGGAAAAACGTATTGCCCCTTAGAAAGAGAAGCAAGGATAATCATAACATCAACGCCATTATTGGCAAAACAGGTATCCTCAAAAATGTCAGGGATGGCAGGCAAAGAGGCGAAAAATGATTTATTAGAAAATCATGGTAGAAAAGTAGCGCTATCCTATATCCAAAGATTGAGTGAAGCAGTAGGAAGTGTGGTACAGGCAAAAGAAGAAGCGTGGAGTTATGCCCCGCCCAAGGAGGATAGCCAAATTGCAACAGTGGGAATAGGATTAGATGGAACCTGTATGCTGATGTGTGAGGATGGCTACCGTGAAGCAATGGTGGGAACCGTTTCCCTATACGATAGTGAAGGCGAACGTCAACCTACAATCTATCTAGGTGCGGCACCAGAGTATGGAAAAAAGAGTTTTCTAGAAAGATTAGAAAGAGAAATTGAGCGAGCGAAAAACCGTTATCCAGAGGCAACATTGGTCGGGATAGCAGACGGGGCAGAATCAAATTGGAAGTTTTTAGAAAAGCAAACGGAAGAACAGATATTAGATTTCTATCATGCCTCTGGTTACTTAGGTGCCTTGGCAGAAGCGTTGCATCCGAATACCGTGTCAAAACAAAAAGAATGGTTGACTGAAAATTGTCGAGAACTCAAGCATGAAAAAGGAAAAGCAGGAGAACTGCTAAATCTGATGAAAGAAGTCAAAGAAGAAAAAAGTCATTCTAAGAATCTTACCGAGAAACTACAAGCGGCGATTACTTATTACGAGAATCATCAGCATCAAATGGATTATGCTGAATACTTAGAGAAAAAGTATCCGATTGGTTCAGGTGTTACGGAAGCAGCTTGTAAGACGTTGGTCAAACAACGATTATGTTGTTCAGGGATGCGATGGAAGGAAAAAGGAGCAGGAATTATTTTGAGCCTACGAGCTTTGGTATTGACCAAGGAACGATGGAGTCAATTTTGGGCAAAACTTGATCAATATGGGTTCCCTGTAGAACCCTGA
- a CDS encoding transposase has product MVHGFSYITFIFHETPFSYTFQAFCPVLRAKLPETSETVIAMNFLVMNLSTLLQKTKSKKL; this is encoded by the coding sequence TTGGTTCATGGGTTTTCTTACATTACGTTCATCTTCCATGAAACCCCTTTCTCGTATACTTTTCAAGCCTTTTGTCCTGTACTTAGGGCCAAACTACCTGAGACCTCGGAAACGGTAATTGCGATGAACTTTTTGGTAATGAATCTTTCTACTCTACTTCAGAAGACAAAAAGTAAAAAGTTGTAG
- a CDS encoding transposase encodes MTFSASPSYVNAIGLTESYYNQALHWFDSKAFRVEGLTLQWSKWLSQHESLYRIKGKRVYVGDGIKVGKEGRKMPGVKRLHQESEDVSKPEWIRGHYFNALSILVGVGKACFALPLVLRLDDGIKSKATEKGEGKGKKKVKTSLVTKMADLCVTYAEAGSYVILDAYFACEPVLKSFRQNALHLITRVRCSTVAYAPFCSVPTLTGRGRPRIWGSSIKLEKLFALAADFPTAKVWLYGQQVTVSYQCFEFHWDSPHQLVKFVLTQLPNGRRLILLSTDLCLTGPEIIAAYGLRFKIEVTFRQLVHLLGSFAYRFWLKSLPTLPTWPSNLILSDYPQAVQTQILNKVEAFERFVNLNAIALGLLQILALELPQGIWANFPRWFRTLPSHGYPSERIAQLALQHQAQMIFPQSPPSLLLPKFLTAKLASSPSPDMLTFVA; translated from the coding sequence TTGACTTTTTCAGCAAGCCCTAGCTATGTCAATGCCATTGGCTTAACAGAGAGCTACTACAATCAGGCTCTACATTGGTTTGATTCCAAGGCGTTTAGGGTCGAAGGACTAACTTTACAATGGTCAAAGTGGCTAAGTCAGCATGAAAGTCTATACAGAATTAAAGGGAAACGGGTGTATGTGGGTGATGGCATCAAAGTGGGGAAAGAAGGACGCAAGATGCCAGGTGTAAAACGACTACACCAAGAATCGGAAGATGTGTCCAAGCCAGAGTGGATAAGGGGTCATTACTTCAATGCCTTGAGTATTTTGGTGGGAGTAGGGAAAGCCTGCTTTGCCTTGCCCTTAGTGTTGCGGCTAGACGATGGCATCAAGTCCAAAGCAACCGAGAAGGGGGAGGGAAAAGGCAAAAAAAAGGTGAAGACGAGCCTGGTGACAAAAATGGCTGACCTTTGTGTTACTTACGCAGAGGCAGGGAGTTATGTAATTTTGGATGCTTATTTTGCTTGCGAACCAGTGCTCAAAAGTTTTCGCCAGAACGCCTTGCATCTAATCACAAGAGTGCGTTGCTCCACCGTCGCCTATGCCCCCTTTTGTTCCGTGCCGACGCTGACGGGGAGAGGACGACCACGGATTTGGGGGAGTTCGATAAAACTAGAAAAGCTGTTCGCTCTGGCGGCGGACTTTCCGACAGCTAAAGTCTGGCTCTATGGTCAACAAGTCACGGTTTCTTATCAGTGCTTTGAGTTCCACTGGGATAGTCCCCATCAGCTCGTCAAGTTTGTTCTGACCCAATTGCCTAACGGACGACGACTGATTCTGCTTTCTACTGATCTCTGTTTGACTGGACCTGAGATTATTGCCGCTTACGGTCTCCGATTTAAGATTGAAGTCACTTTTCGTCAATTAGTCCATCTTTTGGGCAGCTTTGCCTATCGTTTTTGGCTTAAGAGTCTTCCTACTTTACCTACCTGGCCCAGCAATCTTATCCTCAGTGACTATCCACAAGCTGTTCAGACTCAGATTTTAAACAAGGTAGAAGCCTTTGAGCGTTTTGTTAACCTTAATGCCATTGCTTTAGGGCTACTTCAAATTCTCGCCTTAGAGTTACCCCAGGGGATTTGGGCTAATTTTCCTCGATGGTTTCGGACATTACCATCCCATGGCTACCCTAGTGAACGGATTGCTCAACTAGCCCTTCAACATCAAGCCCAAATGATTTTTCCTCAAAGTCCACCCAGTCTGCTTTTGCCTAAATTCCTTACCGCTAAACTTGCCTCTTCCCCAAGCCCTGATATGCTTACTTTCGTCGCATAG